In Fusobacterium nucleatum, the genomic stretch TATCATAAGTGTTTTCATATCTTCAATATATTCAAATTCAATATTTCTATCTGTTAATATTCCTTTCAAAGATGTACATTTACTACAATTTTCTTTTCCATAAACTTTTATCATTTTCAAAAACACCCCTTAAAGCTTTTATTCCATATATTGTGTAAAAATAAAAATAATAACACAATATATAGTGTTATAACTTTAATAATTCTATTACATTATCTTAAAAAAGTAAAGTAAATCTTTTTAATTTAATATATAAAAAATATATCTTACTTTTATAGTTCTATTTAAGTTATGCTTCTTATTTAGCTTTTTTTATTGTTAAATATTATTTATAAAATATTTCTTTTATAGTTATTTTTTTTATGTTATAATCAGAAAGTATGAATTTTAAAGGCAGGAAAATTATGAAAAAGATATATGATTTAAGTTTGATTGAAAGAAATAATGTGGCAGAAAATACAATAGAATTAAT encodes the following:
- a CDS encoding glutaredoxin family protein — translated: MIKVYGKENCSKCTSLKGILTDRNIEFEYIEDMKTLMIVASKARIMSAPVIEYNDTVYSMEAFLKVI